One segment of Mycobacterium spongiae DNA contains the following:
- a CDS encoding PH domain-containing protein, which yields MSYPDNALASGELVVLHRHPHWKRLIWPVVVLVLITGLAAFGSGFVNSTQWHQTAKNVIHGVIWGIWLVIVGWLTLWPFLSWLTTHFVVTNRRVMFRQGVLTRSGLDIPLARINSVEFRDQILERMLRTGTLIIESASQDPLEFYDIPRLRDVHALLYHEVFDTLGSDESPS from the coding sequence GTGAGCTATCCCGATAATGCCCTGGCCAGTGGCGAGCTTGTTGTTCTGCACCGCCATCCACACTGGAAGCGGTTGATCTGGCCGGTTGTCGTTCTCGTCCTGATCACTGGCCTCGCAGCGTTCGGGTCCGGGTTCGTCAACTCGACGCAGTGGCATCAGACGGCCAAGAACGTCATCCACGGGGTCATCTGGGGGATCTGGCTGGTGATCGTGGGTTGGCTGACATTGTGGCCATTCCTCAGCTGGCTGACCACCCATTTCGTGGTGACCAACCGGAGGGTGATGTTTCGGCAAGGAGTGCTGACCCGCAGCGGTCTCGACATTCCGTTGGCACGGATCAACAGCGTGGAGTTCCGGGACCAGATTCTCGAACGCATGCTGCGCACCGGGACGCTGATTATCGAGTCCGCCTCACAAGATCCGCTCGAGTTCTACGACATTCCGCGCCTGCGAGACGTGCACGCGCTGCTCTATCACGAAGTCTTCGACACCCTGGGTTCCGACGAATCACCCAGCTGA
- a CDS encoding biotin--[acetyl-CoA-carboxylase] ligase yields MTDRDWLRLPLDARSLRDELIDAGLGWRHLDVVDETGSTNADLLARAATGVDIDGAVLIAEHQTAGRGRRGREWFADPRAQIAMSVGVRVADPIRVPVSAWGWLSLATGLAVVDAVAPLIADTAVEAGLKWPNDVLAGPAGSLGKLAGILTEVARPFAVIGVGLNVTQAPAEVEGSGATSLCDLGAPAPDRDQLARSLLRQLAARLVQWRAGDPQLMADYRAYSLTIGSRVRAVLPAGAEVVGFARDIDDDGRLCLEPDASTSAAGDGPGGQTIVISAGDVVHVR; encoded by the coding sequence GTGACAGACCGCGATTGGCTCCGGTTGCCGCTGGACGCCCGCTCATTGCGTGACGAGTTGATCGACGCAGGCTTGGGGTGGCGACACCTCGATGTTGTCGATGAAACCGGTTCGACAAATGCCGACCTGCTGGCGCGCGCCGCGACCGGCGTCGATATCGACGGCGCGGTGCTCATCGCTGAGCATCAGACCGCCGGGCGCGGGCGGCGCGGCCGTGAATGGTTTGCCGATCCGCGGGCGCAGATCGCGATGTCGGTGGGTGTGCGCGTCGCGGATCCCATCCGGGTTCCGGTCTCGGCGTGGGGCTGGTTGTCACTGGCGACCGGTTTGGCCGTCGTGGACGCGGTGGCTCCCCTCATTGCCGACACCGCGGTGGAAGCCGGCCTCAAGTGGCCCAACGACGTCCTGGCCGGCCCTGCTGGATCGCTCGGCAAACTGGCGGGCATCCTGACCGAGGTTGCGCGGCCGTTCGCGGTAATCGGTGTGGGACTCAACGTCACGCAGGCACCTGCCGAGGTCGAAGGTTCCGGGGCAACCTCGCTGTGTGATCTGGGCGCGCCGGCACCCGATCGGGACCAACTGGCCCGCAGCTTGTTGCGCCAGCTCGCGGCGCGGCTGGTGCAGTGGCGAGCCGGGGACCCGCAGCTGATGGCCGACTATCGGGCGTACAGCTTGACCATCGGGTCGCGGGTGCGCGCGGTGCTGCCGGCCGGTGCAGAGGTCGTTGGATTCGCGCGGGACATCGACGACGACGGTCGGCTGTGCCTGGAACCGGACGCTTCGACGAGCGCAGCGGGCGACGGCCCCGGGGGACAAACGATCGTGATTTCTGCCGGTGACGTCGTGCATGTGCGCTAG
- a CDS encoding GtrA family protein, whose product MSFADATIARLPGVVQPYAQRHHELIKFAIVGGTTFIIDSAIFYTLKLTILEPKPVTAKVIAGIVAVIASYILNREWSFRDRGGRERHHEALLFFAFSGVGVVLSMAPLWFSSYVLQLRVPTVSLTVENIADFISAYIIGNLLQMAFRFWAFRRWVFPDEFARNPERAPETALESALTAGGIAEVFEDSLESGNVTLLRTWRNKASRAESKPARRVPQLGDSSEPRVSKTS is encoded by the coding sequence GTGTCCTTTGCCGATGCCACGATCGCGCGCCTTCCGGGGGTAGTCCAGCCCTATGCGCAGCGCCACCATGAGCTGATCAAGTTTGCCATCGTCGGCGGCACCACATTCATCATCGACTCGGCAATTTTCTACACACTCAAGCTCACGATTCTCGAACCCAAGCCGGTGACGGCGAAGGTGATCGCCGGAATTGTCGCGGTCATTGCCTCCTACATCCTCAATCGGGAGTGGAGTTTCCGTGACCGTGGCGGCCGGGAGCGCCATCACGAAGCGCTGCTGTTCTTCGCGTTCAGCGGAGTGGGTGTGGTGTTGAGCATGGCACCACTGTGGTTCTCCAGCTACGTTCTGCAGCTGCGAGTGCCGACCGTGTCACTGACGGTGGAAAACATCGCCGACTTCATCTCCGCCTACATCATCGGCAACCTGCTCCAAATGGCGTTCCGCTTCTGGGCGTTCCGCCGCTGGGTATTTCCCGACGAATTCGCCCGGAACCCCGAGAGAGCCCCCGAGACGGCGCTGGAATCCGCCCTCACGGCGGGCGGCATCGCCGAGGTCTTCGAAGACAGCCTCGAGAGCGGCAATGTCACCCTGCTGCGTACCTGGCGCAACAAGGCCAGCCGCGCGGAGTCGAAGCCTGCGAGGCGAGTGCCTCAGCTGGGTGATTCGTCGGAACCCAGGGTGTCGAAGACTTCGTGA
- a CDS encoding Maf family protein — protein sequence MTRLVLASASPGRLKVLRQAGIDPLVIVSGVDEDAVTATLGSDAAPADVVCALAQAKAQQVLPHVDDAISADCVVVGGDSMLYLNGTLCGKPRSVADARRQWHAMAGCAGQLYTGHCVVRLLDNEVASTEVENAVTTVHFGSPPPQDLEAYLASGESLRVAGGFTLDGLSSWFINGVDGDPSNVIGLSLPLLRELLERAGLSVATLWAG from the coding sequence ATGACCCGGCTGGTGCTGGCGTCGGCATCCCCTGGTCGGCTCAAAGTGCTTCGCCAGGCTGGCATCGACCCGTTGGTCATAGTGTCTGGCGTCGACGAGGACGCGGTCACCGCGACCCTAGGCTCGGATGCCGCACCCGCGGACGTGGTGTGCGCCCTCGCCCAGGCAAAGGCCCAGCAGGTGCTACCCCATGTCGACGACGCCATTTCCGCCGATTGTGTTGTCGTTGGCGGTGATTCGATGCTGTACCTCAATGGCACGCTATGCGGCAAGCCGCGGTCTGTCGCGGACGCACGCCGACAGTGGCATGCCATGGCTGGGTGCGCCGGCCAGCTCTATACCGGTCATTGCGTTGTCCGACTTCTGGACAACGAAGTGGCCTCCACTGAAGTTGAAAACGCTGTTACCACAGTGCATTTCGGATCGCCCCCGCCGCAAGACCTGGAAGCCTACCTGGCCAGTGGCGAATCGTTGCGGGTCGCAGGAGGATTCACGCTCGACGGCCTGAGCAGCTGGTTCATCAATGGTGTCGACGGCGATCCATCGAATGTCATCGGCTTGAGCCTGCCGCTTCTAAGGGAACTGCTAGAGCGAGCGGGGCTGTCTGTCGCGACACTGTGGGCGGGCTGA
- the purE gene encoding 5-(carboxyamino)imidazole ribonucleotide mutase, whose translation MTQRSRRLEQPRVGVIMGSDSDWSVMSEAAQALTEFDIATEVRVVSAHRTPTVMFDYARGAAERGIEVIIAGAGGAAHLPGMVASATSLPVIGVPVPLARLDGLDSLLSIVQMPAGVPVATVSIGGARNAGLLAVRILGSSDAELRARIVEFQDRLADSVRAKDAALQERWGTLTGELQGD comes from the coding sequence ATGACCCAACGGTCCCGAAGGCTTGAACAGCCCCGAGTCGGGGTGATCATGGGCAGCGACAGCGACTGGTCGGTGATGTCCGAGGCCGCGCAGGCGCTCACCGAGTTCGACATCGCGACCGAGGTTCGGGTCGTGTCGGCCCATCGCACCCCGACCGTCATGTTCGACTACGCCCGTGGCGCGGCCGAGCGCGGCATCGAGGTGATTATTGCTGGGGCGGGCGGCGCCGCTCACCTGCCCGGTATGGTTGCCTCAGCGACGTCGCTGCCGGTGATCGGGGTGCCAGTGCCGCTGGCCCGGCTGGACGGGCTGGATTCGCTACTGTCGATCGTGCAGATGCCGGCCGGTGTTCCGGTGGCCACGGTGTCCATCGGCGGCGCCCGCAACGCGGGCCTGCTCGCGGTGCGCATCCTGGGATCGTCCGACGCGGAGCTGCGAGCCCGGATCGTCGAATTCCAGGATCGGCTGGCCGACAGCGTGCGCGCGAAGGACGCCGCGCTACAAGAGCGTTGGGGTACGTTAACCGGCGAGTTACAAGGAGACTAG
- a CDS encoding acyl-CoA dehydrogenase — protein MVAWAGNPSFDVFKLPEEHDELRAAIRALAEKEIAPHAADVDEQARFPDEALAALNGSGFNAVHVPEEYGGQGADSVAACIVIEEVARVDASASLIPAVNKLGTMGLILRGSEELKKQVLPALAADGALASYALSEREAGSDAASLKTRARADGDHWVLNGAKSWITNGGKSTWYTVMVVTDPDRGANGISAFMVHKDDEGFSVGPKEKKLGIKGSPTTELYFEDCRIPGDRMIGEPGTGFKTALATLDHTRPTIGAQAVGIAQGALDAAIAYTKDRKQFGESISTFQAVQFMLADMAMKVEAARLMVYTAAARAERGESNLGFISAASKCFAADTAMEVTTDAVQLFGGAGYTTDFPVERMMRDAKITQIYEGTNQIQRVVMSRALLR, from the coding sequence ATGGTTGCATGGGCCGGAAATCCGTCGTTCGATGTGTTCAAGCTCCCCGAGGAGCACGACGAATTGCGGGCAGCGATTCGCGCGTTGGCGGAAAAAGAGATCGCGCCGCATGCCGCCGACGTCGACGAGCAGGCTCGGTTCCCGGACGAGGCGCTCGCGGCGCTGAATGGGTCCGGTTTCAACGCTGTCCATGTTCCGGAGGAGTACGGCGGTCAGGGCGCTGACTCGGTAGCGGCCTGCATTGTTATCGAAGAAGTCGCGCGCGTGGACGCGTCCGCCTCGTTGATCCCCGCTGTCAACAAGCTCGGCACCATGGGCCTGATCCTGCGAGGGTCGGAGGAGTTGAAGAAGCAGGTGCTGCCCGCACTGGCTGCCGACGGGGCGTTGGCATCGTATGCGTTGAGTGAACGCGAAGCCGGCAGTGACGCCGCGTCACTGAAAACTCGGGCCAGGGCCGACGGGGATCACTGGGTTCTCAACGGCGCCAAGTCGTGGATCACCAACGGTGGCAAGTCGACCTGGTACACGGTGATGGTGGTGACCGATCCCGACCGCGGCGCCAATGGCATCTCGGCGTTCATGGTGCACAAGGACGACGAGGGGTTCAGCGTCGGTCCCAAAGAAAAGAAGCTTGGGATCAAGGGCTCGCCGACGACCGAGCTGTATTTCGAGGACTGCCGAATCCCCGGCGATCGCATGATCGGCGAACCCGGGACCGGTTTCAAGACCGCGCTGGCCACGTTGGACCACACGCGGCCCACGATCGGTGCGCAAGCCGTGGGCATTGCCCAGGGCGCGCTGGACGCCGCGATTGCCTACACCAAGGACCGCAAGCAATTCGGCGAGTCGATCAGCACCTTCCAAGCAGTGCAGTTCATGCTGGCCGACATGGCGATGAAGGTCGAGGCGGCGCGGCTGATGGTCTACACCGCCGCCGCCCGGGCCGAACGCGGTGAGTCCAATCTGGGCTTCATCTCGGCGGCCTCGAAGTGCTTTGCCGCGGACACCGCGATGGAGGTCACCACCGACGCCGTGCAACTGTTCGGCGGCGCCGGCTACACCACAGACTTCCCCGTCGAGCGGATGATGCGCGACGCCAAGATCACCCAGATCTACGAGGGCACCAATCAGATTCAGCGCGTCGTGATGTCGCGGGCATTGCTGCGCTGA
- a CDS encoding 5-(carboxyamino)imidazole ribonucleotide synthase — protein sequence MMAVPSSRTPQIAPVVAPVVAMVGGGQLARMTHQAAIALGQNLRVLASSTDDPAAQVTPNVVIGSHTELDDLRRVALGATALTFDHEHVPNELLDKLVADGVNVAPPPQALIYAQDKLAMRQRLDALGVAVPRYAGVASLDDLDHLDAFAAQVGGAVVVKAVRGGYDGRGVAMARDLAHARDIALGYLADGVPVLVEERVELRRELSALVARSPFGQGAAWPIVETVQRDGICVEVLAPAPALPDHVAAAAQQLALQLAAELGVVGVLAVELFETTAGALVVNELAMRPHNSGHWTMDGARTSQFEQHLRAVLDYPLGDTEAIAPVTVMANVLGAAQQPAMIVDERLHHLFARMPDARVHLYGKAERPGRKVGHVNFCGSDLGALRERAELAAHWLSHGQWKDGWEAHDPTVPKA from the coding sequence ATGATGGCCGTGCCGAGTTCACGCACCCCACAGATCGCACCGGTCGTTGCCCCAGTAGTTGCCATGGTCGGCGGCGGTCAGCTTGCCCGGATGACCCATCAGGCCGCCATCGCGCTCGGGCAGAATCTCCGCGTACTGGCCAGTTCGACCGATGATCCGGCCGCGCAGGTCACCCCTAACGTGGTGATTGGCTCGCACACCGAACTTGACGATCTGCGCCGGGTTGCCCTCGGAGCCACCGCCCTGACGTTCGACCATGAGCACGTCCCCAACGAGCTGCTGGACAAGCTGGTCGCCGACGGTGTGAATGTCGCGCCGCCTCCGCAGGCGCTGATATACGCCCAGGACAAACTCGCCATGCGGCAGCGGCTGGATGCTCTGGGTGTCGCCGTGCCGCGGTACGCGGGGGTTGCGAGCCTCGACGACCTGGATCACCTCGACGCGTTCGCTGCGCAAGTCGGCGGCGCGGTGGTCGTCAAAGCGGTCCGCGGGGGGTACGACGGCCGCGGCGTTGCGATGGCCCGTGATCTGGCGCATGCTCGCGACATCGCCCTCGGGTACCTCGCCGACGGGGTGCCGGTGCTCGTCGAGGAGCGAGTCGAGCTGCGCCGGGAACTGTCCGCGCTAGTGGCGCGCTCACCGTTCGGCCAAGGTGCGGCGTGGCCGATAGTAGAGACGGTGCAGCGGGACGGCATTTGCGTGGAGGTGCTCGCGCCAGCGCCGGCCCTGCCCGACCATGTGGCCGCCGCGGCGCAGCAGTTGGCGTTGCAGCTGGCGGCCGAGCTGGGTGTGGTCGGTGTGCTTGCGGTGGAGCTCTTCGAGACAACAGCCGGTGCGCTGGTGGTCAACGAGCTCGCGATGCGGCCGCACAACTCCGGGCACTGGACCATGGACGGGGCTCGCACCAGCCAGTTCGAGCAGCACTTGCGCGCGGTGTTGGACTACCCGCTCGGCGATACCGAGGCCATCGCGCCGGTGACCGTGATGGCCAATGTCCTCGGTGCCGCCCAACAGCCGGCGATGATCGTGGATGAGCGATTGCACCACCTGTTCGCGCGGATGCCTGATGCGCGGGTGCATCTCTACGGCAAGGCGGAGCGTCCGGGCCGCAAAGTGGGGCACGTCAACTTCTGTGGCTCCGACCTGGGTGCGTTGCGCGAACGCGCCGAGCTGGCCGCGCACTGGTTGTCACACGGGCAGTGGAAAGACGGATGGGAGGCACATGACCCAACGGTCCCGAAGGCTTGA
- a CDS encoding sulfurtransferase: MPLPPDPHPTLSAYAHPERLVTADWLSANMGAPGLAIVESDEDVLLYDVGHISGAVKIDWHTDLNDPRVRDYITGEQFAELMDRKGIARDDTVVIYGDKSNWWAAYALWVFTLFGHPDVRLLNGGRDLWLAEGRETTLTVPSKTSTGYPVVERNDAPIRAFKDDVLAILGSQPLIDVRSPDEYTGKRTHMPDYPEEGALRAGHIPTARSIPWGMAADENGRFRSRGELEELYGFLEPDDETIVYCRIGERSSHTWFVLTHLLGKPEVRNYDGSWTEWGNTVRVPIVAGESPGTVSDR, encoded by the coding sequence GTGCCGCTGCCCCCAGATCCACACCCGACCTTGTCCGCCTACGCCCACCCCGAACGGCTCGTGACCGCGGATTGGCTGTCTGCCAACATGGGCGCGCCCGGTCTGGCGATCGTCGAATCCGACGAGGACGTTCTGCTCTACGACGTCGGCCACATTTCCGGGGCAGTCAAGATCGACTGGCATACCGACCTCAACGATCCGCGCGTGCGCGACTACATCACCGGCGAGCAGTTCGCGGAATTGATGGACCGCAAGGGCATCGCCCGCGATGACACCGTGGTGATCTATGGCGACAAGAGCAATTGGTGGGCGGCCTACGCACTGTGGGTGTTCACGTTGTTCGGCCACCCCGATGTGCGGCTGCTCAATGGCGGACGAGACCTTTGGCTTGCGGAAGGCCGCGAGACCACGCTGACGGTCCCGTCCAAGACGTCCACCGGCTATCCCGTTGTCGAGCGCAACGATGCCCCGATCCGCGCGTTCAAGGACGACGTGCTGGCCATCCTCGGTTCCCAGCCGCTCATCGACGTGCGCTCCCCCGACGAGTACACCGGCAAGCGGACCCACATGCCCGACTACCCTGAGGAAGGGGCGCTGCGCGCAGGTCACATCCCGACCGCACGATCGATCCCATGGGGGATGGCGGCCGACGAAAACGGGCGGTTCCGTAGCCGCGGCGAGCTAGAGGAGCTCTACGGATTTCTCGAACCCGACGACGAGACCATCGTCTATTGCCGCATCGGCGAGCGGTCCAGCCATACCTGGTTCGTGCTCACCCACTTGCTGGGGAAGCCGGAGGTGCGTAACTACGACGGTTCGTGGACGGAGTGGGGCAACACCGTACGGGTCCCGATCGTCGCCGGTGAAAGCCCGGGCACGGTGTCCGACCGATGA
- a CDS encoding SufE family protein, with translation MTKPASLPAPLAEVVADFSEVEGQDKLNLLLEFANELPALPAHLAESAMEPVPECQSPLFLHVDACDPNRVRLHFSAPAEAPTTRGFASILAAGLDEQPAADILAVPEDFYSDLGLAALISPLRLRGMSAMLARIKRRVREAA, from the coding sequence ATGACGAAGCCTGCGAGCCTGCCCGCGCCGCTAGCGGAGGTCGTCGCCGACTTCTCGGAAGTCGAAGGACAAGACAAGCTGAACCTGCTCCTGGAATTCGCCAACGAGCTTCCGGCGCTTCCTGCGCATCTGGCTGAGTCCGCGATGGAGCCGGTGCCCGAGTGCCAGTCCCCCCTTTTCTTGCATGTCGACGCGTGCGATCCCAACCGGGTACGGCTGCACTTCAGCGCGCCGGCCGAAGCACCAACCACCCGCGGGTTCGCCTCGATCCTGGCTGCCGGCCTGGACGAACAACCGGCCGCCGACATCTTGGCGGTGCCCGAGGATTTCTACAGCGACCTGGGTTTGGCGGCTCTGATCAGCCCACTTCGGTTACGCGGCATGTCGGCCATGCTGGCCCGGATCAAGCGACGGGTCCGCGAGGCCGCCTGA
- a CDS encoding acyl-CoA carboxylase subunit beta, producing MTRVTDHTAEPAAEHTIDIHTTAGKLAELERRREESLHPVGEAAVDKVHAKGKLTARERIYALLDEDSFVELDALAKHRSTNFNLGENRPLGDGVVTGYGTIDGRDVCVFSQDATVFGGSLGEVYGEKIVKVQELAIKTGRPLIGINDGAGARIQEGVVSLGLYSRIFRNNILASGVIPQISLIMGAAAGGHVYSPALTDFVVMVDQTSQMFITGPDVIKTVTGEDVTMEELGGAHTHMAKSGTAHYVASGEQDAFDYVRELLGYLPPNNSTDAPRYQAATPAAAIEDNLNDEDLELDTLIPDSPNQPYDIHEVITRILDEDEFLEIQAGYAQNIVVGFGRIDGRPVGIVANQPTHFAGCLDINASEKAARFVRTCDCFNIPIVMLVDVPGFLPGTDQEYNGIIRRGAKLLYAYGEATVPKITVITRKAYGGAYCVMGSKDMGCDVNLAWPTAQIAVMGASGAVGFVYRQQLAEAAKNGEDVDALRLQLQQEYEDTLVNPYVAAERGYVDMVIPPSHTRGYIGTALRLLERKIAQLPPKKHGNIPL from the coding sequence ATGACTAGGGTTACCGACCACACTGCTGAGCCCGCGGCCGAGCACACCATCGACATCCACACCACTGCGGGCAAGCTGGCCGAGCTGGAACGACGCCGGGAAGAGTCGCTGCACCCGGTCGGTGAGGCCGCCGTCGACAAGGTCCACGCCAAGGGCAAACTCACCGCTCGCGAGCGCATCTATGCCCTGTTGGACGAGGACTCGTTCGTCGAGCTCGACGCGCTGGCCAAGCACCGCAGCACCAACTTCAATCTCGGCGAGAACCGCCCATTGGGCGATGGTGTGGTCACTGGCTACGGCACCATCGACGGCCGTGACGTGTGCGTCTTCAGCCAGGACGCCACGGTGTTCGGCGGCAGCCTCGGCGAGGTGTACGGGGAAAAGATCGTCAAGGTCCAGGAGCTGGCGATCAAGACCGGGCGCCCACTCATCGGGATCAACGACGGCGCAGGCGCGCGCATCCAGGAGGGCGTGGTCTCGCTGGGCCTCTACAGCCGCATCTTCCGCAACAACATCCTGGCCTCGGGCGTCATCCCGCAGATTTCGCTGATTATGGGTGCCGCGGCCGGTGGGCACGTCTACTCCCCCGCGTTGACCGACTTCGTCGTCATGGTCGACCAGACCAGCCAGATGTTCATCACCGGACCGGACGTCATCAAGACCGTCACCGGCGAGGACGTCACCATGGAGGAACTCGGCGGCGCGCACACCCATATGGCCAAGTCCGGCACGGCGCACTACGTCGCATCGGGCGAGCAGGACGCCTTCGACTACGTTCGCGAGCTGCTGGGCTACCTACCACCCAATAACTCCACCGACGCTCCGCGCTACCAAGCCGCGACGCCGGCAGCGGCCATCGAAGACAACCTCAACGACGAGGACCTCGAGCTGGACACCTTGATCCCGGACTCGCCGAACCAGCCCTATGACATACACGAGGTGATCACCCGCATCCTCGACGAGGACGAATTCCTGGAAATACAAGCCGGCTACGCCCAGAACATCGTGGTCGGGTTTGGCCGCATCGACGGGCGACCCGTCGGGATAGTGGCCAATCAGCCGACCCACTTCGCCGGCTGCCTCGACATCAACGCCTCCGAGAAGGCGGCCAGGTTTGTCCGGACCTGCGACTGCTTCAACATCCCGATCGTCATGCTGGTGGACGTTCCCGGCTTTCTACCGGGCACCGACCAGGAATACAACGGCATCATTCGCCGCGGCGCCAAGCTGCTCTACGCCTACGGCGAGGCCACCGTCCCGAAGATCACCGTCATCACCCGCAAAGCCTACGGCGGCGCCTACTGCGTGATGGGATCCAAAGACATGGGCTGCGATGTCAATCTGGCGTGGCCGACCGCACAGATCGCAGTAATGGGAGCCTCCGGCGCGGTCGGCTTCGTTTACCGCCAGCAGCTGGCCGAGGCGGCTAAGAACGGCGAGGACGTTGACGCGCTGCGATTGCAGTTGCAGCAGGAGTACGAGGACACGTTGGTCAATCCTTATGTCGCCGCCGAGCGTGGCTACGTCGACATGGTGATCCCGCCGTCCCACACCCGCGGCTACATCGGTACCGCGCTGCGCCTGCTGGAGCGCAAGATCGCACAGCTGCCGCCGAAGAAGCACGGGAATATCCCCCTATAA